The Coffea arabica cultivar ET-39 chromosome 2c, Coffea Arabica ET-39 HiFi, whole genome shotgun sequence genome includes the window TTATTGACGCTGCGAGTGGAGGAGCCCTGGCGAACAAGACACCGAGGGAAGCATGGGACCTTATTGAAGCCATGGCAGAAAACTCTCAGCAGTTCGGCTTCCGTGAGAGCAATCCTACCCGTAGAGTCAATGAGGCAGAGACGTCATCCATCCAGCAGCAACTGTCAGAGTTAACGTCTGCTGTCAGGCAATTGGCCATGAGAGACACACCGCGAGCAAAGGTGTGTGGAATCTGTACTAGCATGGACCACTGCACGGATTCGTGCCCCATTCTGCAAGAGGACGGGGCGGAACAGGTAAATATGGCCGGAGGCGTGCCCGCGCTCCGCAGGCAGTATGACCCGTATTCCAACACATACAACCCCGGTTGGAGAGACCATCCCAATCTCAGTTATGGGAACAGGCAACAAGGTTCATTCCCGAATCGTCCACCAGGATTCCACCAGTCTtggcaaccaaaatctcaaccctCGTCCTCCAATACAGGAAGCTCCTTGGATGACCTAATCAAAAGCCTGGCCACAACTACTACTCAGATTCATCAGGAGATGAAGGCAGACAAGAAGGACCAAGACGCTCGAATAAGCCAACTGGCAACTGCCATTAACCGCTTGGAGTCCCACGTTTATGGGAAACTGCCATCGCAGCCCGAGGTGAATCCCAAGAATGTAAGTGCCATGACGTTGAGGAGTGGCAAGGAACTAGAAGGTCCTAAAGTGAAAAATTCAAAGAGCAAAAGTGAGGAGgagatagaaaaggaaattgaggaGGAAGGACGTGTTCGTGAGGAGCCTAAGGTAACTTCCACCTCTCCACTCACTATTAGCTCTAACTTACCCCCTTTTCCTTGCAGGTTGGAGAAGACAAGGAAAGTAGAGAAGGAAAAGGAACTTTTGGATGTATTCAGGAAAGTAGAAATTAACATCCCCCTGTTGGATGCAATCAAGCAGATACCGAAGTATGCTAAATTTTTGAAGGACTTGTGCACCCACAAGAGGAAGTTAAGGGGAGATgaactgtgaggactcgcaaatttcttgtatttttctcaaaaatacccttttatttgaaaattattatttatcaaagtccactacccaattatttcacaataagtgtaagtaaacctagaaaatagggttttacgcttcggtttcaagtttggagcaaaattagggttttcgcgatttttcgccggatgaattttcggtacagagtaagtattaaatttgagaattaaaagtgacttttaagtgagaaataatatgtgattggtagcaatgatataaggttagtgaatgggaagtaaaaaccctagtacgtgagtttttaagaaaaacggcgcgaaccggcgggtcccgcacactaccgattgaacgcaccacttgaccaccactttcttgccatacaagctcattaatatttgagcaaaatatctcctaaattccagctaagcCTGACTGAAATTAAtggctgaaaatacaagaaagaaaaagaaaattttacttggtaaggtttgtgacaagtgtcacacccttagtggccattgaccaagacaatTGTTCAACCTTCTTATCTCCAAATTGGCTTCATtcatcttcatttttctgctgaagaaccgtgagagagagagagaaagaccaagagagaaacttcttcatttcatcttgaattcaacaacttagtgagaaaataaacaaagtaaaccgattaaacttgttcttgagtgactaggtAGTGATTTGTGGTAAGTTTTTGAAAGAaggaagcttgggctactctttgtgacctctattcaaggtaagagagcttatctctctaagttttgctttcaattttgttgaattaagtttagtagtttgattatagtggtggaatcatggatgattagcatgttttagaggtttttccccaatttatttgatgaactagggcttgtggaaattctgcccaaatttattgtatgatgcttatatgttgaattAAGATTTTAAGAGAGGTTTTGGTAGTGTTTGaagtgagaaattaaggaaagttccactagaaacaaaaaattccagatttctggaaattcttgcttcctttctgtccgaatttttatctgtgtgttagaggccgaattggccttaagtcaaagaagaaaagttgtagagaatggcattttgtaggtgcctataaaatttcagctcaatcggagcaacgtaggatgtgaaaagtctaaaatacccttactattttaagtatttcctaagcagtccgtgtgatcagttaattccagtttatcacgttttttgactaggatcccttctgatttagctttttgccaaaacatgaaagttgtagtattcttaATTGGCTTTAAATTGCATccaagaacacctgattcggacttgtgtacactgagttatgttcattacagtgttctacgtttaaacagccgacgaattggtttctggtttagtaatttgagaatttgactaagttacattaggaactggactaagtgaccttcatgaatgttgtagctctgtgtcttagtttcgaaaagGCATAGGTTttgttttaatccgataagcgtagcctcggatatgttatttccgcattcgtacgtcaaatctgtcttgtgctaagttgaatttctgcacttgtgattgttgtaattcttattcttatgatattgtgagcctatggaacggctcttgacttgaattgcttatgtgtgatgttgggttgtggttgaagaaaaataatgaagccaaaatggctggaaaattaggtaaacacaaagggcgtgctgcccaaattttcgctcgagggctaggtttctattggaacttgtatacttttgtttggccaataccatgaccggttttccattttaaaaacacGATTTTTCATCCTGGAGTTCAAACAACcatcttcttacttgaaagtcatctttacacgttttactcctaattagtcgggtttctttgtttcccttaaatgttttgctagatatactgtaatatgttctcttgttcaatcttaggtttcattggtgactaagggtaatatccggaaggatattttgcacgttattttgcatatctaggtgagtgttccttatttgactttatggcttgttgttatcatttgctaatgtgttaattgcttttaatgatttccaaaacgagctttctaggcgagtgtgtactttatcgcactcgacctaaataactgtgcaattttcaaggatttaatgattgaaatgttacttgcgcatgaatgtaagccttttgggctgaactggccattgccccttgttaccggtcgtctcgagtcagaagcggactcggtcgggcgattagggacttgggtgaacgtttggtatactcgagtattactctgtaggttggtggagactggccaacggccaggacgggggtgaatgaatgaatgaacgaacgaatgaacgaacgagggtttattgataaacgaaaaatgcattttcaaatgattggaggaataaggggaaatgtcaggagaacgaatgaacgaataaacgaattgctccttgtgagccgtatccttttaatgaatgttactattgctttccattgtaattgtttcttgaattattgatactccatgtttaaagtattgaattgattgtttgattgtttgattatctgtttggaacctcactgagcttttagctcacccctttagttttgttttccttaacaggggacggcgagcaggatgagagcatagactagcctagtctaggtcttttgtttcttttgtaatggttctcgccctagtgcttggcactggctagttgtatggtgaagtgagaacctttgtacatttgatggttgtacttccttttgagatagcaatgtatataagttccactttaagtttggattgctgccctagttattcttgtgatttgttctggatttgattaaagaacgactgagtcccggcgagagttgggcaggcggcccgccgaaccctctggtacgccttagggggaggtggggtcgttacatgaACGAGTGGCGGTGGGAGAAAACGTGTCAGCTATGCTCCAGAGAAAGCTCCCACCAAAATGTGGAGACCCAGGTATGTTCACCATTCCCTGCAAGATAGGAGGTACTCCCACTAGGAAAGCAATGTTGGATTTGGGGGCGTCAATTAATGTTATGCCTAAGACAATTTATGCATCTCTAAATCTTGGCCCGTTAAAAGCCACAGGCATCATAATCCAACTTGCAGACCGTACCAATGCTTACCCAGAAGGGTTAgttgaagatgttttggtacAGGTCAATGAGTTAGTTTTTCCTGCAGATTTCTATGTCCTAAACATGGGGGATGAAAGGGCACTAAATCCGTCTCCTATTCTGTTAGGTAGGCCATTTTTAAGCACTGCTAGGACGAAAATAGATGTAAATGAGGGCACCTTGTCGATGGAGTTTGATGGggaaattgtaaattttaatatttttgaggcGATGAAGTACCCAGATGAGACTAACTCTGTTTATGCTTTAAGTGTTGTTGAGCCCCTTGTACAGGAAATATTTGAATTGGATGGGGTTGATGCACTGGCAGTGGCATTGGCCAAACATCTTGAGTTGGGAGCAACTCTTGATGTAGAAATAAGTGATGAGCTATACCACGCTGTTGGAGCACTGCATTCGCTCCCACCAATTTCCCCAAGGTATGAGCTTGCTTCTGTTTTTGTACCAGAGACTCAGACAAAATTGTTGCCTTCTATTGTGCAGGCACCTGAGTTGGAGCCCTCTCCCAAAGCATTTGAAGTATGCTTTTCTCGGGGACAATGAGACACTACCAGTTATCATATCTGCACATCTGTCACCAGGGCAAGAAGACAAACTAATTCGTCTTCTTCGAGATCATAAGGAGGCGATTGGGTGGGGTGTAGCAGATATCAAAGGAATTAGCCCCTCCTTATGCATGCATCGGATCCGGCTTGAGGATGATGCAAAGCCAGTTAGACAAGGGCAACGGAGATTGAACCCACTAATGATGGAAGTGGTCAAGAAGGAGATACTTAAACTCCTAGAGGTGGGGATCATCTTCGCCATCTCAGATAGTCCTTGGGTGAACCCGGTGCAAGTAGTCCCGAAAAAGGCGGGAGTAACAGTTGAAGAGAACCAAGAGGGTGAGATGGTCCCGGTGAGGAAACCCACAGGATGGCGCCAGTGCATTGACTATCGGCGTCTTAATGCTGTGACGAAAAAGGACCACTTCCCTCTatcttttattgatcagatgATAGAAAGGTTAGCTGGCCGTGTCTATTATTGTTTTCTTGATGGTTTCTCTGGTTATTTTCAGATCGCAATAGCACCAGAGGATCAGGAGAAAACTACCTTCACCTGCCCCTTTGGTACATTTGCCTACCGGAGGATGCCTTTCGGCTCTGCAATGCCCCAACAACTTTTCAGAGGTGTATGGTAAGTATATTCTCTGAATatgtagaaaagattattgaggtgtttatggatgattttagtgtgTATGAAGATAGTTTTGATGAATGCCTGGATAATCTAGCTTTAATTTTGAAGAGGTGCATTGAGACAAATTTAGTGTTAAAATGGGAAAAGTGTCATTTTATGGTAGATCATGGAATTGTTTTAGGGCATGTAGTGTCGGCCAGAGGTATAGAGGTAGACAAGGCAAAAGTCGATATTATTTCTGCTTTACCTTACCCCGCAAGTGTGCGGGAGGTGCGCTCCTTTTTTGGTCATGCAGGGTTCTACAGGAGATTCATCAAAGATTTCTCTAAAATTGGAGCGCCCCTGTTCAAACTGTTGCAAAAAGATGTGGCATTTGACTTCACCAAAGAGTGCAAGGTGGCATTTGACAGGTTGAGGGAGTCATTGACATCACCACCTGTTATCCAACCTCCAGACTGGGGCCTCCCATTTGAGATAATATGTGACGCGAGTGATTATGCAGTGGGAGCGGTGCTGGGGCAACGGATTGGCAGAGCTGCACATGCAATCTATTATGCATCGAAGGCGTTAAATGGAGCTCAACTCAACTACTCTACAACAGAAAAAGAATTGCTAGCTGTGGTTTTTGCATTAGAAAAATTTAGACCTTATTTGTTAGGTGCAAAAATAACAGTtttctctgatcatgcagcCTTGAGATACTTGATGACGAAGAAGGATGCTAAACCAAGGCTCATCAGATGGATCCTGCTCCTTCAGGAGTTCAACTTGGAGATTAAGGATAAAAGTGGAGTCGAAAATTTAGTTGCTTATCACTTGAGCCGCTTACTTGCTCATAAGGAGGAGCCACCATTAAGGGAGGCATTTCCAGAGGAACAACTACTTGCTATTAACGCATCTGTACCTTGGTATGCCGATTTAGTAAACTTTTTAGTGACTAATCAACTGCGTGCAGGGTGGCCAAAGGCTACGAGAGATAAGTTGAAAAGTGATGCTAAATATTACATTTGGGACGACCCGTACCTTTGGAAACAATGTTCGGATCAAGTGCTCAGAGGTGTGTAAGTGCAGGtgaatttcactccattttaaatttttgtcattcatttgcaTGTGGAGGGCATTTTGAGCCCAAGCGAACAGCTCGCAAAGTGTTAGAGAGTGACTTTTATTGGCCTACCCTGTTCAAAGATACTTATTTATTCTGTAAATCCTGTGATAGGTGTCAAAGGGTAGGGAATATTTTTCGTAGGAACCAAATGCTTCAAACCCCCATgttgtttgttgaaatttttgatgtttgggggatagattttatgggtcCTTTTCCCTCATCTTTTGGTTTCCTATACATTTTACTTGCTGTAGATTATGTCTCTAAATGGGTGGAAGCTAAAACCACCCGTACTAATGATTCTAAAGTGGTTGCAGATTTCTTAAAATCTAATATCTTTGTCcgttttggaatgccaagagcTGTGGTTAGTGATAGAGGGAcacatttctgcaacaagacTATGACGGCCTTGTTTCGAAAATACGGTGTACTGCATAAGGTATCCACACCGTATCACCCGCAGGCAAACGGTCAGGCCGAAGTGTCAAACAGGGAAATCAAGTCGATCTTGGAGAAGATGGTGCGTCCGgataggaaggattggagtTTAAAGCTAGAAGACGCACTATGGGCGTATAGAACCGCATATAAGACGCCAATTGGGATGTCTCCTTATAGACTTGTTTTCGGTAAGGCTTGCCATCTCCCCGTGGAGTTCGAACACAAGGCGTTTTGGGCAGTGAAGTAGTGTAACATGGGATTAGATGAAGCAGGGGTCCAAAGGAAATTGCAGCTACAAGAGTTAGAGGAAATAAGAAATGAGGCGTATGAGAATGCCACGATCTATAAGGAAAAGAGTAAAATCTTTCATGATCAGCAGGTTTCTAGGAAAACTTTTGTAGTGGGGCAAAAAGTCCTCTTGTATCACTCAAGGTTTAAACTTTTTCCCGGTATGTTGCGTTCTTGTTGGATTGGTCCATTTGTCGTTTCTAATGTGTTccattatggtgcagtggagatcCAAAGTTTAAAAACGGAGAAAAAGTTCGTGGTGAATGGCCATCGTCTCAAACCTTATTATGAGGGTTTCTATGTTGAAGAAGTAGAAGTTGAACACCTCCAAGATCCACTTTATCATTCTTGAGGGTTTTggccatgtctagccaaagacattaaagaaaggcgctacttgggaggcaacccaagactatttgttttagttttcatgcatttttgaagttttagttaagtgttagtgtcaaTTAATGGTTTGATGTTTGGTGGCAGGGAATTAGCgtttaggcgtgcccacgccaaaTGGTCACGCCTGACGGAGGAAATTTTCGTTCAGAATCTGCGAACTACatagcagttagacgtgcccacgccaggtggtcacgcctgagggaGAAAATTTTCGATCAAGTTCTGCAAACTCCATagcagttaggcgtgcccacgccagatggTCACGCCTGACGGAGAAAATTTTCGATCAGATTCTGCGGATTCTAGGGCAGTTGAACGTGCCCACGCTAGGTGGtcacgttaaaaaaaaaaaaaggggcgaAAAGACGAAATTGCccttattcaaaaaaaaaaaaaaacttccgtAGCCctacttcttcttttcttcctttttctttctttcttctttcttcttcctttcctttctttttcttcttcttcttcttccttcttttctccttgtccGCCGCCGCCACTTCGCACACAGCCTGCCGCCCAGCCGCGCTGCCATCCGCGCGACGCAGCCTTGCGCGCCGCCACCTGCGCACCAAGCAGTCATCCACGCAGCATCCGCGCTCCACGCAGCACGCCGCACGCTGCCAGGCGCGCGCGACCTCCAACCCAGGCGCGCGACCCCTCTGCTCGCCCGCCTCCTCCGCGTCGAGATCCACCCAGCAGCAGCCCGCGCGCGCAGACCAGCGGCCCTCAACCACTCCAGCGCGCACGACTCCAGCAGCCAGGCGCGCGACCTCCAGAACCAGCCAAGGCCACGCGCGTTGCTCTTCTCCACCACTCTGACTGACAGTCGAAAAACCTCCGGtgatttctttctttaattttctgtcACTAAGTAGTTGAGGCCAGATTACTAGCTTTTCTTAGCTGATGCCAGATTTTAATTTcttagctgaggccagatttTTTATTTGCTAGCTGAGGACTGAAATTGTGTGTTATTTGGGGTGCTGCGATATAtctgtggttgatttggtagtgTTTGGGGAGTAGTCTGCTGTTTACgtgtttaattagtttttgggtgcaatttttattgtttatctACTTAATTGATTCTTGGGCTGTTTGGTTGCTATTTGTTCAATTGTTGGTGTTTGGAGCTGTGTTCGGGGACCCCTTTGCTTTGTTGATTAACCACCGCTCCATTTTACCCAACTTCACCTTGGCTTCGCCCTCTTTTCCAATCCCCAATGACTAAACCGAAAACCAAAAGCAAGAATAAGCCTTCCACTTCATCTCCTCAGCCTACGGTCCCCTTAGAGGGACCTGCCCCCATCGACTGGGCCTGGAGGGCCCCGTACCCGCCTTGGACGGAATAGGGAGGTTCATATCTCCTCTCCGGCCCATTTTGGCGGTAATTTGACCTTCACCCGGGCTGCCGACAAGGAGCGGTATGCTTCGGCTTGCACAAGGAAGATAATTTCTTACAAATACATCCACGGCCCTACACTTGATTTGCTAAACTTGAGGGATGAGGTCACGCAGCATTTGACTAATGTAGGTTGGACCCGCTATGCTTCTATCAATCTACCTGCTTTTACTGAACTCACGTGGGAATTCTATGCTACATTTGAATTTAATATCCCTGATGAATTCTCCGTTACCACTCCTGGGGTAGTGAGGTTTCGATTAATGGGTAGAGAGTTCAACCAGTCTATCACTGAGTTTAATTTGGCTCTTGGGTTTGTTGATATTCCTTACTCTCAGAGTGAGGAGTATATGCACAGTGCGTGTGAATACACGGAGCCATTTTTCTCTCATTACCTTGATTATTGGAGTGGTTTGTCAGTTGACCAGCAATGCTATGACCCCAGTCAGTCTAAGGCATCTTATCTTAAGAGCGCCGCCTACCGCTATTTACATAGATTCATGGCCTATAGTTTCTCAGGTAGGAAGGATAGCTCGGGTACTCTGACTAAACCCGAGTTCTTTTTCGTTTGGTGCATGGTAACTAAGACTAGGGTCAATTTGGGTAGCTGGTTTGCCCTCCACCTCCGAACTGTGCTGAGTAAGAAAAATAAACCATTAATCTTAGGCTCATTTATCACTCAGTTGGCTGTCAATCTTGGGGTTTTGGACTTAAATAATCATAACTTGCATCGTGCTTGTATTATGGAGCCCCTTGATTTGGTTTGCTTGGAGAAAATGGGTCTTGTGCGACAGGTGAATGGCGTTTTCCAGTTTGCCCCCCCGGGGCCAATCTCCGTTCCTCCGAAGCGCAAAGCTTCAAAATCCACTGCAACGGAGGCTGGTGGTCCGTCCACGGGTGCCCCCGGACCATCCTCTTCGGCACCTCCACCATCTTCCTCCGTCGATAGCCAGCTAGCGGCCCTTCGGTTCCAGATGCAGCACATGGACACTCGTATGGATCGGATGGAGCGGCAAATGGGCGGGGTGGCCCAGAATATAGCGCAGTATCTCCATCACGTGGGTTTCCGCCCGCCTTTTCCTCCGCAGCCGTGATTCATTTCTGCCCTCCTCCGTTTTAAGGGAAGTGTCATTGCCCCAGTACCTCTGATTTGGTCTTACTGTgcttacattgagggcaatgtaaggtttaggtgtgggggagggtTAACTATGCTTTGGTTGTGTTTTTAGTTATCTGATTAAATTTTTCCCTTGCCTTAGTAGTTCCTTTCTTTAAACTGTGATGAATGCAATCGAGATATGAGTGTACGTAGCACGTTCATGCCATGGGGTGTTCTATTTTCCTTGATGACGAATTGATTGATGAATATGCTGAACTTGACATAAATTTGACCACTCGTGCGATTTTGAgcctaatttttcatttttttgagtGGTTAGTGCACATGAtttgtcattctagaacttgctcggttatgcatgtcaagatcacatttaaatgaatttaatGCATTGAAATGATAGGGCACCTAGGAATGAGCCATTTTGGACTTTCTTAAAACTCACCCTTGGATTATTTACCATTAGGGAGCCAAGTTGAGCTTTACATCCTATTTTTCGCTTGAGACCCTCGTTTTTAGCCGCAAAACCTCTCTTTAGACTTTTTGAACCTCGTGTGAAGAAGTGCTTTGGTTTCATTATACGGACTTTTGGAGTACTATTCGAGGGGCATTACACCCATTTATGTAtctcgtaaaaaaaaaaaaaagaaaggaaaatgtgaaaaGAAGACAAAGTGCAGGAAATCAACAAGTGCAATTGATTTCTAGGGCGctggttgaaaaaaaaaaaaaaaagagaggatgaCAAAAGGGAAGTAGATGAATGAACAAAAGATGAAAAGAGAA containing:
- the LOC113724282 gene encoding uncharacterized protein — translated: MPRSSRTGDLVYDPEVEKAARRRRQETKRRKEGHLFSANESVENEFSMANTQTLRELATPDLTHQPLCITFPTLAENTSFKLKSGLIQLLPSFHGLSGEEPHKHVKEFEVVCSSMKPPGVTEKQVRLRAFPFSLKDAAKDWLYYLPAGSITTWAQLKKKFLEKFFPASRAASLRKEICSIKQYSGESLYDFWERFNKLCARCPQHQISEQLLIQYFYEGLQSTDRSIIDAASGGALANKTPREAWDLIEAMAENSQQFGFRESNPTRRVNEAETSSIQQQLSELTSAVRQLAMRDTPRAKVCGICTSMDHCTDSCPILQEDGAEQVNMAGGVPALRRQYDPYSNTYNPGWRDHPNLSYGNRQQGSFPNRPPGFHQSWQPKSQPSSSNTGSSLDDLIKSLATTTTQIHQEMKADKKDQDARISQLATAINRLESHVYGKLPSQPEVNPKNVSAMTLRSGKELEGPKVKNSKSKSEEEIEKEIEEEGRVREEPKVTSTSPLTISSNLPPFPCRLEKTRKVEKEKELLDVFRKVEINIPLLDAIKQIPKYAKFLKDLCTHKRKLRGDEL